DNA from Xanthomonas hyacinthi:
GTGGCGGGCAGTTCTACTTCAACACCGGCGTCTGCTGCTATCGCCTGTCGGATCTGTACTTCTCCTATTCCGGCGGCCGCGATACCGCGGACAACCGTGGCGACCTCAACTACATCGTCAATCAGCAGGCCTTCGACCTGATCACCACCGACGACCCGAAGGCTGCGATCGCCTACCTGCGCGCGCGCGGCAAGCACGACTGAGTCGCTGCGCCCGGCCGGCCCGGAGGGGCCGGCCGTTTCCGACGGCGGCGCGCCCGCGCCGTCCGCTACGCCCTTCCCAGGAATCGAACATGTCCCTTTCCCTTGCCAAGCGCGGCGCTGCCATCGCCTGTCTGCTTGCGGCCTGCCACATCGCCGCCGCGGCCGCCGCCGATGACCCCGACAGCGCGCGCGCCAGCGCCGATCCGGTGGTGTTGCGCCTTGGCGCCGCGCGCTTCACCGCCAGCGAATACCGCGCATTGGCCGGCGCCGCTGCGCCGACCGGCGCCGGCATCGACGACCCCGCCGCCGTGCGCCAGTTCGCCGACCGCCTGCTCTTGCTCGAGCAGGCCAGGCAGCAGCATCTCGAACGCGATCCCGTGGTGGCCGCGCGCCTGCGCCGGGCTGCCGACGCGATCCTGGCCGAGTCGGCGATGAGCGCGTCGGCCGAGCATGCGCACATCGACCAGGCGCAGTTGCAGCGACAGTTCCACGACCATCCCGGCGACTACGACGAATATCACCTGAGCCACATCTTCGTGGCCTTGCATCCGCAGGCCGCCGCGCGCCGCGGCCACGACCTGTCCGAGGCGCAGGCTCTGCAACGTGCCGAAGCGCTCAAGCGGCAACTCGATGCCGGCGCCGATTTCGCGACGCTGGCGGTGCGCGAGTCCGACGACGGCGCCACCGTCGCGGACGGCGGGCAGCTGTCCGCCGCGTTCGGGCGCTATCTTGCCGATCCGTTCGTCGCACCGGTGCAGCAGCTGGCGGTGCATCAGGTGTCCGCGCCGGTGCGCGGTCCCGACGGCTACCACCTGATCCGGCTGGATGCCAAGACGCAGGCGCGCTTCGATGCGGTGCGCGGGCAGATCGAGGTGCAGCTGCGCGAACAGGCCGCGGCGCAGGCGCTGCAGCAGCTGCGCCAGGCCCATCCGCTGGCGTTCGACCGCGCGGCCTATGCCGCCGCGGTGCGCTGAGCTGGGCATGCACACGCGGGCCGGCGCACGGCCGCCGCCGGCCGCGAAGCGGCGCTGGTGCAGGCGTTGCGCGCCCAGGTGCTGGCGCGCTACGGCGACTTCGTACGGGCCGACGACTACACCCGCATCGTCAACGCGAGCCAGTACCGGCGCCTGCGCGGCTATCTGGACGACGCCCGCGCGCGCGGCCTGGAAGTCATCGAACTGGCCAGCGTCGAAGCCGGGCGCGCCGAGCGCGAACGCCTGATCGTGCCGACCGTGGTGCTGCAGCCCGGCGACGACGCGCTGCTGATGCAGGAGGAGATCTTCGGCCCGATCCTGCCGCTGCGCAGCTACCGCACGCTGGACGAGGCGATCGCGCTGGTCAACGGCCGCGACCGGCCGCTGGCGCTGTATCCCTTCAGCCACGACCGCGCGCAGGTGGAGGCGATCCTGCACGCCACCGTCGCCGGCGGCGTCACCGTCAACGACAGCCTGCTGCATTTCGCCGCCAACGCGCTGCCGTTCGGCGGCATCGGCCCCAGCGGCATGGGCGCCTACCACGGCCGCGCCGGCTTCGACGGCTTCAGCAAGGCGCTGCCGATTCTGTGGCAGTCGCGCCGGGCCGGCAGCGACTGGCTCAAGCCGCCGTACCGCCGCGTCCAGCGCATGATCGATTTCCTGCTGCGCTAGCTAGTGGCGCCGTCGCCAGGTCGCGGCGATCCGGTCGGCCTTCGTGACGCTATCCGTATGCGTTCGCCGCCGTCGCCGTGCCCCATACTTCGTCGGGACAATGGATCAGTCCGTCGACGTAGGTCACCGCCCGGGGGCGGTCGCGTGCCAGGAACGTCGGACCGTCGAGGTCGCGCAGGTCGCAGCGCTGCCCCAGCACGAAGGCGGGCGCCTGCGACCAGCTGGTGCCGGTCATGTTGCCGACCATCACCCCGAATCCCAGCCGCCGCGCCTGGCGCTCCATCGCCAGCGCGTGAGTGAGGCCGCCGCATTTGTCGAGCTTGATGTTGACGATGTCGACCAGGCCGACCAAGGCCTCCAGATCGCCGCAATCCTGGACGCTCTCGTCGGCGGCGATCGGAATCGCGCGATCGACACCGGCCAGGTCGCGATCGCGGCCGATGGCGAAGGGCTGCTCGATCAGCTGCACCTGGCAGGCCCGGAGCGTGGGCATGATCGCCTCCAGCGATTGCGGGGTGAAGCCGCGGTTGCCGTCCACGCCGATCCAGGCGTCGGGACGCGCCGCACGCACCGCTTGCACCCGCACGCGGTCGTCCGCGTCGCCGGAGAGCTTGAGCTTGATCGCGCGGGCATGACGCATCGCCACCGCCTTGTCCGCCATCCTCGGTGCGGCGTCGATGCCGATGGTGAAGACCGTCGGTAGCGGATCGGCCCGTTCCAGGCCCGCCAGCCGCCACACGGGCACGCCGGCGCGCGCGGCTTCCAGTTCCCACAGCGCCGCGTCGAGCGCGTTGCGCGCGCCGCAGGCCGGCAGCCGCCGCTGCAGTGCGGCGCGGTCGATTCCCGCCTCGATCTCCGCCTTCATCTCGCTCAGCTGGCGCAGCATGCCGGCCGCGTCGTCGCCGCGGTAGTAGACGCCGCAGGCCTCGCCGCGCCCGCGCGCGCCCTCGGCCTCCAGCTCGACCACGACCAGCTCGGCGTGGGTGAAGGTCTGGCCAGAGATACGGAAGGGTTCGGTCATTTCCCAACGTTCGACACGGACGCTCAGCTTCATCGGATCACCTCCAGGGGGCGCCAGGGTGACCGGGAGACGGCACTGGCACTTTGCAGTTGCGCCCTCCGTTTCGCCAATCGGCGCGCCGTATTGCTAAGCGCGTGGACGCGATCGGGAGTTAGCTGGCGTCATGAACCACCCCGCGCACCGCTTTGCTTCCGTGCCGCCGGCCTGCGCCGGATCGCCGCCATGACCGAGCGGTTCGGCCCCCGCTCGCCCGGCGACGCGCGCGCGCTGATCGAAGCGTTCCCGCTCGCATGGGTGGTGAGCGTGGACGCATCGGGCGAAGCGTTGTCCAGCCAGCTGCCGCTGCTGCCGCTGTCCGCCGACGGCGGGGAGGTGACCGCGCTGCTGGGCCACATGGCGCGCGGCAATCCGCTGGTCGCCCGGCTGCGCGCGCTGCCCAGGGCCGCGGTGCTGTTTCAGGGCCCGGATGCGTATGCCTCTCCGAGTTGGTACGCCAACCGCGATTCGGCGCCGACCTGGCTCTACGCCAACGTCGCCTGCACGGTCGACATCGCCCTGCGCGAGGATCTGACCGACTACGCGCTGGAACGGCTGGTGGAGCGGATGGAGCGGGATCGTCCCGCGCGCTGGAACCTGGCCGAGATCGGCCATCGCTACCACCGCCTGCAGCCGCACGTGATCGGCTTCGTGGCCACGATCCGCCAGCTCCAGCCCCGCTTCAAGCTGGCGCAGGACGAGACGCCCGGGGTGGTGGGGAACACCATCGACGCCCTAGGTTCGCACCCGATCGTGCCCTGGCTGCGCGCCTTCAACGCCGAGCGCATGGAGTGAGCCGGGGCGGCCGGCCAGCGGCATCTCGCCGCGGCTGCGCGGCCGCATCAGGCGGGATCGGCTTCGTGCGGGTCAGGCGCCTTCCTGGCCCGGCCCGGCAGGTTGCGCACGCGCAGTTCGTCGTTGGCGACCTTGCGCATCTGGATCGGCGAGATGCCGAACGCGGTCTTGAACGCTCGGGTGAAGCTGGCGGCGTGCTCGTACCCCGTCTCCAGCGCGATTTCGATCATCGACATGTTCGAGTCCCGGATCAGGTCCAGCGCCAATTCCATGCGCAGCTTGTCGCGGATGCGGCCGACCGTGTCGCCGTAGATCATGCGGAATCCCAGCTGCAGCCGGTGGCGGCTCATGCCGACCGCCTCGGCGATCTCGTGGACGCTGATCTGGCTGTCGATGTTGTCGCGGATCATCGCCATCGCCTGCTTCATCCGGCGATGGTCCTCGGCCTCGAAGCGGCCGCCGAACAGCTCGCTTTCCGGCTGGGACAACCCGAACAGGATGTAGCAGGCCAGTTCGAGCGCCTTGGCCGAGATGAAGGCCTGCAGGAACGACCCGGTGAACGGTGGCGAGATCAGTTGATGCGCGGTCAGCGAAGCGAGCTCGGACAGCGGCACGTTGCGGCACGCATAGACGCTTTCGCCGCGGATGTACGCGGCGAAAGAGGACGGCATGTCCGCGTCGGTCAGTCCGGTCAGGGCAAAGAACGACCCCCGCTCGATGTAGATGGTGACCCAGCGCAACTGGTCGCCCCGCTCGTAGACCGTCTCGAAGTGGCGGTCCGGGCCGTTGCCGTAGACCGTGCAGTAGCCGTCGGTGAGCTCGCCCTCCACGCTCAGCTCGTCGGTCAGCAGCACGTTGCCGTCGAGCACGGCCGACAGCGCCAGATAGTCGCCGGCGTTGTGGCGGCGCACGATGCGGCGTTTGGTCGTCATCCGCACCAGGGCGACGCAGATGCCGTTGTGCAGGCGGTAGAACTCCCAGCCGCCGGTGGCGATGTCGCTGTCGTACTCGTGGTGGAAGCCGAGACCGTCGCAGATCGGCTGCAGCCATCCGTCGGTCACGCGCAGCGATTGGCCAGAAGCGTTCCTGGACTCTTCGAGCAGCCGGAGCATGTCGCCTATGCCTCGGGACAGCAACTCCTGCGGTCGGTCCGGCGGAGTCATCCGGCGCCGGTGCCGTGCGGCAGAATGGGGGGCCAGCGATCCCGCCAGGGCATGGCTTGCTCCAGTTGGTAGGCCAGCGCGATCAGCGTGTTCTCGCCGCCGTGCGCCGCGGCGAACATGCTTCCTATCGGCACACCGTCCGCTGCGGGGAACAGCGGCAGCGACATCGCCGGATGCCCGGTCAGATTGTGCAGCGGGGTATAGGACACGTAGTCGAACATCAATTCCATGATATGCCCGAATCCCGCGCTCGGCCCCAACTCGCCGATCCGCAGCGCAGGGCGGTCCAGCACCGGGGAAAGGACCACATCCGTCGTGGCGAAGAACCGCTGCAGCGCGCCGCGGGCATCGGCGATCGCCTGCATCATCGCATCGGTGTCGCCGATGCGGACGCCTCCGGCCCATTGCGCCAGTTCCAGCGTCCACGGTTCGGCGAGCGTCTCGGCCGCCGGCCCGAACCTGGCCGTGGCGCCCTGGGCGATATCGCGGGCGAGATAGGCCCAGACCGTCTTGAACGCCGTGAGCGTCGCCGGACCGTCGTACGGGCGCCCGGCCTCGAAGACCTCGTGGCCCAGGTCCCGACACAACTGCGCGCTGCGCAGGACGCTCTCTCGCACCTGCGGATGCGGCGCCCTGCCGTCTAGGCTGTCCAGGACGACCGCGATGCGTAGCCCGGCGTCGCGGCGCGCCGGCCGCACCGGCGCCGCGCTGGCGGTGCGCATGGCCCAGTCGACGTCGCGCACGCTGCGCGCCAGCAGCATGTCGCAGGCCAGCAGATCCTCGATCAGGTGCGGCGCGCGCGCGCGCGCCGTCGCGCCGCGGCCGGGCTTGAGCCCGATCACGCCGCAGCAGCAGGCGGGGATGCGGATCGATCCGCCGCCGTCGGCCGCATGCGCGAGCGGGGTCATCCCGGTCGCCACCGCGATCGCGGCGCCGCCGCTCGATCCGCCGGGAGAACGGTCCGCGGCCCAGGGATTGCGCGCCGGCCCGTACAGCAGCGGCTCGGTGGTGGGCAGCAACCCGAATTCCGGCGCGTTGGTCTTGCCCAGGGCAATCAGGCCGGCACGGTCGAAGGCGCGGGTGAAGGCGAACTCGATCTCGCCGGGCGGCGCGTCGCGATACAGCTGGCTGCCGCTGCGGTTGGGCATGCCACGGTAGTCGAGCCCGTCCTTGAGCAGCCACGGAACGCCGGCCATCTCGCCTTGCGCGCGTTCCGCGCGCGTCAGCGCCGCGTCGTAGTCGCGGTGAGTGATCGCGTTCAGTGCCGGGTCCAGCTGTTCGATCCGCGCGATGGCGCTCGCGCACAGTTCGCGCGCCGACAGCTCGCCGCGGCGCACCAGCGCGGCTTGGTCGTGGGCGTCCAGGCGGCCGATTTCCCAGGCCAGCCGGTCCGCCGCTGCGTGCACGCGGTTCTCGGTCTTCGGCGCCGATGCCGACATCTGCTGCATTCCACCCTCCACGATCGATTCCCGGAAAGCGGCGCTTTCCGGGAATCGATTAAGGCGGGTTTGCCGGCGTGCCGGTTTGCGAAAAGGGCAGGGCATTTCGCCATTGCGCCGGCCGGGCCCGACGGCTAAGCGGACCACGCTTCTGCAAAGCCAGGGAGTGGGGCCGATGCTCTGATTCGGCATCGCATCCACTCCGCATCCATCACCACCAGCTTCGAAACGAGGATACCGACTGTGCACAAGCCCTATCTGCTGTTCCTGGGGGACGTCACCGAGTTCAGCGCGGCCAAGACCGCAGCGGGACTGAAGCAATGGCGGCCGGACGCGGTCATGGCGCAGCATCGGCTGCCCGGATGCAGCGTGGATCTGCAGTTGCCGGAACTCACGCCGGCGGAAGCCGCAAACGCCGGCGCCGGGACGATGATCGTGGGCGTGGTGAATATCGGTGGCTTCATTCCAGCCCATTGGGTGGGCGCCATCGTTCAGGCGCTGGAAAACGGCCTCGACGTGGCGGCGGGCATGCACCAGCGGCTGAA
Protein-coding regions in this window:
- a CDS encoding peptidylprolyl isomerase, translated to MSLSLAKRGAAIACLLAACHIAAAAAADDPDSARASADPVVLRLGAARFTASEYRALAGAAAPTGAGIDDPAAVRQFADRLLLLEQARQQHLERDPVVAARLRRAADAILAESAMSASAEHAHIDQAQLQRQFHDHPGDYDEYHLSHIFVALHPQAAARRGHDLSEAQALQRAEALKRQLDAGADFATLAVRESDDGATVADGGQLSAAFGRYLADPFVAPVQQLAVHQVSAPVRGPDGYHLIRLDAKTQARFDAVRGQIEVQLREQAAAQALQQLRQAHPLAFDRAAYAAAVR
- a CDS encoding dipeptide epimerase; its protein translation is MKLSVRVERWEMTEPFRISGQTFTHAELVVVELEAEGARGRGEACGVYYRGDDAAGMLRQLSEMKAEIEAGIDRAALQRRLPACGARNALDAALWELEAARAGVPVWRLAGLERADPLPTVFTIGIDAAPRMADKAVAMRHARAIKLKLSGDADDRVRVQAVRAARPDAWIGVDGNRGFTPQSLEAIMPTLRACQVQLIEQPFAIGRDRDLAGVDRAIPIAADESVQDCGDLEALVGLVDIVNIKLDKCGGLTHALAMERQARRLGFGVMVGNMTGTSWSQAPAFVLGQRCDLRDLDGPTFLARDRPRAVTYVDGLIHCPDEVWGTATAANAYG
- a CDS encoding FMN-binding negative transcriptional regulator; the protein is MTERFGPRSPGDARALIEAFPLAWVVSVDASGEALSSQLPLLPLSADGGEVTALLGHMARGNPLVARLRALPRAAVLFQGPDAYASPSWYANRDSAPTWLYANVACTVDIALREDLTDYALERLVERMERDRPARWNLAEIGHRYHRLQPHVIGFVATIRQLQPRFKLAQDETPGVVGNTIDALGSHPIVPWLRAFNAERME
- a CDS encoding helix-turn-helix domain-containing protein, which codes for MLRLLEESRNASGQSLRVTDGWLQPICDGLGFHHEYDSDIATGGWEFYRLHNGICVALVRMTTKRRIVRRHNAGDYLALSAVLDGNVLLTDELSVEGELTDGYCTVYGNGPDRHFETVYERGDQLRWVTIYIERGSFFALTGLTDADMPSSFAAYIRGESVYACRNVPLSELASLTAHQLISPPFTGSFLQAFISAKALELACYILFGLSQPESELFGGRFEAEDHRRMKQAMAMIRDNIDSQISVHEIAEAVGMSRHRLQLGFRMIYGDTVGRIRDKLRMELALDLIRDSNMSMIEIALETGYEHAASFTRAFKTAFGISPIQMRKVANDELRVRNLPGRARKAPDPHEADPA
- a CDS encoding amidase family protein; translated protein: MPNQSIGPTPWLCRSVVRLAVGPGRRNGEMPCPFRKPARRQTRLNRFPESAAFRESIVEGGMQQMSASAPKTENRVHAAADRLAWEIGRLDAHDQAALVRRGELSARELCASAIARIEQLDPALNAITHRDYDAALTRAERAQGEMAGVPWLLKDGLDYRGMPNRSGSQLYRDAPPGEIEFAFTRAFDRAGLIALGKTNAPEFGLLPTTEPLLYGPARNPWAADRSPGGSSGGAAIAVATGMTPLAHAADGGGSIRIPACCCGVIGLKPGRGATARARAPHLIEDLLACDMLLARSVRDVDWAMRTASAAPVRPARRDAGLRIAVVLDSLDGRAPHPQVRESVLRSAQLCRDLGHEVFEAGRPYDGPATLTAFKTVWAYLARDIAQGATARFGPAAETLAEPWTLELAQWAGGVRIGDTDAMMQAIADARGALQRFFATTDVVLSPVLDRPALRIGELGPSAGFGHIMELMFDYVSYTPLHNLTGHPAMSLPLFPAADGVPIGSMFAAAHGGENTLIALAYQLEQAMPWRDRWPPILPHGTGAG